The Chryseobacterium sp. LJ668 genome segment GTCTCAATAAGCGAATGCAACGTGCGGGATAAAGGATGCGGCGGATCATCGGCCCATGGTAAAAATTCGTGGGTTTCGTTGATCCATTGATTGTTAAAGTAATAATTAACTCCGATGATGTCTAAATATTCCGGTGTACCTCTGAGCTCCGGACAGATAACTCCTGAGAGCATATCATGAACCTGAAACTGTTCAAAATGTTTTTTCTCGGCAGTCAGCAAAGATAAACTGTCACTTTCGTTATTAGTGACAATACTGACCAAGGGCTCTGTAACCATTATCCTTACTGTAGGATCAACTTCTTTCATGAGTTCTATACCTTCAATGTATGCTTTCATCAAAGCATATTTCACTTCCCAACCCTGCCCGATGCAATACGGTGATGTGCCCCTGACGTCGCCACCAAGCCATGAAATAAAACTTACTTCATTGATTGGGGTTACAATTAAAATCCCATTCGGAACCAATTTTCTGTACATCAAAACAAATTCTCGACAGAGATGAGCAAATCTCCTGGCAAACATCGGATGAAGCGGTGTGAGATCATCCGGAAAACCAAAATGACAAATGTCCCAGATTACCTGGATATTTTTCGTTCTGGATATTTTGATCATCTGTTGCACTTCCGACCAGTCATACTGATAAGCTTTGGCTTCAATCCTGCTCCATCGAATTCCTTCGCGTACGGTTTTGATTCCGATTAAATTTAATCTATCATAGTCCTCTGCAAGATAACGGTCATGGCCAGATGCATGCAACAGATCTACACGGTTTCCGAATGCATTCTGATGATCAGCACATTCAAAACCACCCATTAGAAAACTCTTGAAAGGATTCTGATTAGACTGTAGAAAATCATTACTGAACATGTACTTCCTGATTTTTAATTTTTCGGTACAGTGCGAGCGACTGTGCCACTACCTGATCCATATTATAGTATTTATAAGTGGCGAGTCGACCTGTGAAAAAAACATCCGGATGCTCTTCTGCCAGTTTTTTATACTGATTGTAAATTTCCTGGTTTTGTTTTCTCGGGATTGGGTAATAAGGATCTCCTTCAGCAGTCGGGTATTCATAAACGATCGTGCTTTTCGGGTTTTTTTGTCCTGTTAAATATTTAAATTCAGTAATCCTGGTGTACAGATTTGAGGTCGGATAATTCACTGTTCCAGTGTTTTGATAAACTTCCTGATTTAATGTTTCAAATTTAAAATTAATAGATCGGTACGGCAGCTTACCATAGCAGTAATCAAAATAAGAGTCAATCGGACCTGTGTAAATCAATCTTCTGAACGGTATTACATCAATAATATCCTTATAATCTGTCTGCAGCATGATACTGATATTTTTATGAGACAGCATTTTTTTAAACATTTCGGTGTATCCATGTTTGGGCATTGCCTGATAAGTATCTGTAAAATAACGGTCATCCTTATTCGTTCGTGTCGGAACACGTGCAGTCACTGAAGCATCAAGCTCAGAAGGATCAAGATCCCACTGTTTTTTAGTATACCCTTTAAAAAATTTCTCATACAACTCTTTTCCCACTACGTTTAATACGACATCTTCTGAAGTACGAATCGGACTTCTTTTTTCCGCTTTTGACGCCAGGAAATCTGTAACCTCATCAGATGTAAGATTTTTACCGTACAGTTCATTAATTGTGGTAAGGTTAATGGGAATAGGAACCAATAAACCGTCTACACTTCCTAAAACCCGATGCTCATAAGGTCTCCACTCGGTAAATTTTCCTAAATATTTAAAAACGTCTTCAGAATTGGTGTGAAATATGTGAGGTCCGTATTTATGAATGAGAATTCCTTCATCATTATAATAATCATAAGCATTTCCGGCAATATGATCACGTTTGTCCACAATTAATATTTTTTTCCCTTCTGACGCAAGACGTTCTGCTAATACTGCACCGGCAAAGCCGCAGCCCACAATTAAAAAATCATACATGATTGATTTGTTTTTTTTTGTTGTTAATTTTTACATTATTGATTAAAGCATTCATTTTATTAAAGGTATTATCCCAGGAATCATCTGCCAGAAAATGATCAACTGTTCGAAGCCAATGGTCCTTCTCGGTATCGGCAAAGATTTTTTCAGCAGCTGAAATAAATGATTCTGCATCATCAATGATTTGCACAAGACCTGCATTGCCATACGGATGAACAACATCTTTAATCGCAGTTGATATCACAGGTTTTCCTGCGGCAAGGTATTCCGGGGTTTTTGTAGGGCTTATAAATTCAGTAGATTCATTGAGCGCAAATAAAATAAGCGCAATATCCCAATGAGCAATATAATTAGGCAATTCTGAATAGCTTTTTGGACCTAAATAGTGAATATTTGGTGCCTTCGGTAATTCTTCGTGACTGATCTTTACTACTGGACCGATGATTATAAATTGCCAGTCTGGCTGCCGCGCAGAAACAGTACGGAGAAGCTCAATATCAAATCTCTCATCAACAACACCAAAGAAACCTAATCTAGGAAAGCCTATGGATGACTGGTCAAATGGGTCTGAATGTACACTTCTTGCTTTTCCGAAATGTAATTTATCAATGCTGCTTGGCATTGCATGGATATTGTGGTGACGGCTTTTCTTGGCTTGATACAAAGAGTTTCCGCCTGTGAAAACAACATCAGCTTTTCGGAAAAGTTCTTGCTCCAGCTGGAGAATTTGAGGTGGGGCAAATTTGAATGCAGACAACTCATCCATAGAATCATAAATTAAAATTTCAGGATTAAGGTGATCGGTAAACTGAAGAGCCATCGGAGTATAATACCAGCTGATATAATCTTCAATGTCATATTCCACCATCAGCTGTCTGATAAGATTACGGATTCTTTCATTGGTCGTATCATCATGATTGGTTACCAGAAGTTCGATGATATATACTCCGTCCTGAATATTGACAATATACATGTCGGAATCTCCGATCTTTGGCTCTTCAAAATAAAAGACTTGGTACATTTTTGAAAACCTTGTTAAAAGGTGTTGTGGCCTTTGGTAGACAAAGTTCCACGATAAATGGCTGAAACATAGTAAGTTCTGCATAATATTGTATTGTAATTTGGTTTTGATATTGACAATTTAATGATTCAAATCAGCTTTCTTTATGACTATAAACATACAGATCTATATACAACTGAGTATCAGGTACAAGGCATTTGTAAAATTTATAATGATCGTCGGTATTTATTATTTTATTAAAATAATCGATCATAACAGGATGTATTTATATACAACGCACTTTGTATATCTAATTTAGAATGTTAAACATTAACCAATCTCTAAATTATCATAGAAAAATCCAGGCATACCTGAATATTTTATAAAACTGAAAAGATATCAGCAAGTGAGGATATTTTATATTCAAAAAAATTCTGCTTATCCAAGTATTTATGTGTATTGAATAAATTGTGCCAAAAATCGATTATTAATCAATTTTTACTAATTTTTTTAAATTTAGCCAAAACAGTCCATTTGCTTTAAAAAGAACCATAAATATAATTTATAGTACATAAACTTCCTTTCCATTTTGAATTATCTAAAAAATAAATAATTTTTTATTAAAAGTGTAAAATTGGTATGCTTTTAGCAACTAAACTAAATACCAAAAAACTTAAATATTATGGCAAAATCGACAAGTACAAAAACGACTGTTACTGATAAAACAGAAAACAACACAAGTACTAAATCAAAACCAAGTGCTTCTACAGGGAAAATTAAAGCTAAAAGTGATGCTGCAGAAAACTTAAGAGATTTTCTAATCGATGGATTAAAAGATCTGTACTGGGCTGAAACCCATCTTTCTAAAGCATTGGTTAAAATGGAGAAAAATGCTACCTCTCCTAAACTTAAAGAAGCAATCAATAACCACAAAACAGAGACTGATGAGCAGGTATCTCGTCTTGAGCAAGTATTTGAGGCATTGGGAGAAAAAGCAAAAGCAGTAAAATGTGATGCGATGGATGGGCTGATAAAAGAAGGTGAAGGTATCATGGAGGAAACGGAAGCAGGAGCAGTAAGAGATGCAGGAATCATTGCAGCTGCACAGAAAGTTGAACATTATGAGATTGCATCTTACGGTACTTTGGTATCATACTGCAAGTTACTTCAGGAAGAGGAAGCAATGAACATCCTTCAGTCTACTTTAGATGAGGAAAAAAATTGTGATACATTATTAACTGAACTTGCCATTTCTGAAATTAATCTGGAAGCGGCAAAATAGTAGTATATTCTTTACAAACTGATAGCAGTCTTTTTATGGCTGCTTTTTTTATGACTTCTTTTAATGAAGACACTTTGATATGATTAATAATTAAATGTAGTAATCAATACTCTTACAGTGTGATCGATTTTTGAAAATAAGCAATAGTTTTTTAATTTTTAGTGTTAGATATTTTCATAGTTTTTAGTTTTTAGTTTTTATTAATAACGCGAAAATTCATCAACAGACATTCCTTTTAAAGTGAATTAAATTATTTTTTAAAATTTAAAATCCGGAAATCTAGTTTTATTGATGAAATTCGGTATTTGCATTAATATCTATTTACATTACCTTAGCACTTTTAGAACTAAAATGAAATTATCTGATACTCCTCTGCTAAAAAATATAATCGAGTCGGCACCAATCGGCAGTTGTATATTAGATGTCAATGATTTTGCTGTTGAATTATGCAATGACAGGTTTTCAGAGTTTTCCGGGATGTCTAAAGAAACTCTCGCTGGAAAATCCATTTTTGACATTTTCGCAGATCAATATACATTTGATAGAAAAATAATTTCAAATGTTATCAAAAACAAAGAGACCATTTATGCGGATGAGGTAAGCATGATATTTACTGATTATAGTAAAGATAAGGACATCAATGTGACATTCATCTATGCTCCTGTTCTGGATGATAATGGTCAGATTTCAAAAATTGCTATTTGGGCAATGGAAAATGCCGCAGAAAGCAAAGAACAGAAAATCGCAGAAGAAAAGACAGCTTCAGAATGTGAACGGGAACGCACAAATGCGATTTTAAATCAAATTCCTGCAGGCATAGCTGTTTTATCAGGAAAGAAATTGATATTCGAGCTGGTAAATCCCGTCTATCAGTCATTGGTACCTGAAAGAGCACTTTTAGGAAGACCTTTTGTTGAAGCATTACCAGAATTGCAGGATTCGGAGATCAACCGTGCATTAAATAAGGTATATCAGGAAGGAGTTTCCCTGAATTTTAGCGATCAGCTTGTTCCTCTTTCAGTTCTGGAGCATGGGGCATTAGAGGAACGCTATTTTACATTCACATTCGTTCCCAGATTTAATTCTGAAGGAGTGGTAGATGGAGTATTTATCATCACTTTTGAAGTCACACATATTGTAGATAATCAAATAAATCTCGATCAGGCAAACAATAATTTAAATCAGATTATCAATATGCTGCCTGCATCTGTTGTCGTAATACGCCATGACGAGCTCATCGTTGAAATGATCAATGATGCCAACCTCGCCTACTGGAAAAAAACGCGGGATGAGGTAATTGGTAGACCTTTCCTCGAAATTTTGCCGGATCTTGCCGATCAGCCATTTGCATCACAGCTCAGAAGCGTAATGCATACCGGAGAAATTATTGATATAAAAGAAAGCCCGGTACTTTTTGTAGAGCCAGACGGAATGATCCGTGAAACCTTTGTTGATTATACGTACCAGCCTTTAACCGGTTTAGACGGAAAACGCGATGGTGTGCTTGTAATGTCATTCGAAATCACAGACAGAATAAGGGCAAAAAAGCAGCTCGAAAAGTACGCCGATCAGCTGTCAATGGCTAATCATCAGTTATCTGAACTTAATAATAAATTGTCAAAAAGTGAGTCAAGATTTAAATACGTTTTCCATGAGGCTCCCGTTGCTATAGGCCTTCTTCAGGGCAGAGACTTGGTCATAGAATCAGCGAACAATAAAATTTTGGAATTATGGGGCAAAACCGACAGCATCATAGGAATTACATTAGAAGAAGCGCTTCCTGAAATTAAAGACCAGCCATTTCTAGGCTTACTGGATAACGTTTTTTCTACTGGAAAACCATTTTATGCAAATGAAATAAAGGCTATGCTGATGCATGAGCAGGAATTAAAAGAGATTTTCTTTAATGTCGTATATCAGCCAATCGCAAATACAAACGGAAATATTGCTGATATATTGGTAGTGGCAGTAGATGTTACCGAGCAGGTAAATGCACGGAAATTAGTAGAGAAAAGTGAGGCTTACTTTAAAATGCTTGCAGATCTTATCCCTGCTAAGATATCGAACGCCTTACCCAACGGAGAAGTCACTTTTTTTAATAAAAGATGGCTTGAATATTCGGGTATGAGCTTTGAAAATCTTCGTGATTTCGGGTATCAGCAAATGATACATCCGGATGAGCTTGAGCACTTTCAATCAGGTTTAGCGGAAGCAGCAGCAACCGGTGTTGCGCATGTTTCTGAAATGCGTTTTAAAAATAAAGAGGGTAAATTCATTTGGCACCTGAATATAGCCTCTCCTATTCTGGATGACAATGGAGCCATCACCATGTGGATAGGATCTACTACAGACATTCAATGGCTGAAAGAAGAAGAACAGCGTAAAAATGATTTTATAGGAATGGTCTCACACGAGCTAAAAACACCGCTTACATCAGTAAATACATATTTGCAGCTGCTTCTCAAAAAGGCAGAAAACACAGAAGACCGTTTCCAAAAACAGGCATATGTGCAGTCTCTTAAACAGATCAGACACATGACTGAGATGATCAATGGTTTTCTGGATGTTTCGAGACTTGAATCTGCAAAACTGCATATCGAAAAGGCTGACTTCGAAATATCAGCCCTATTTACAGAAGTAAGTATTGACTATCAGCTACAATACTCTACGCATGAGATTATTGTAGATCCTGCGCCGACGACGACAGTAAATGCAGACCGGGCAAAAATAGCACAGGTACTGAATAATATGGTAAGCAATGCCGTAAAATACTCAGAAGTAGGCTCCAGAATAGATATTTCTTTTGAAAGGGCCGGCAAAAACATCAGATTCATTGTGAAAGATAGAGGAATGGGAATACAGCCGGAAAATCTTAAAAAGCTTTTCGAGCGCTATTACCGGGTAAAGCAAGACAACAAAATTGCGGGCTTCGGAATTGGGCTCTACCTCAGTGCAGAAATAATTAAAGCACATGGAGGTGAAATTTGGGCAGAAAGTAGTCTGGGAAAAGGATCTACCTTTTATTTCGAATTACCTGCTCATCAAGATAATCGGAAAATAAAATAGTGAATGGATAAAATCAATTTACTAAGTACAATAACAGTATTATTATAAAAAGGTTAAATCAAACTATTACTTCAGAATTTTAGGCGTAAATTTTTCCTGAGAAAACTGATCTATTCTGTAAACTGAAAAAATTCCGTCTGAGCAATATTCTGTGCAGTTGATCTCTTGCTGCTGATCAGACCGATTATTGTAATCATGGAGAAACTTTTCCATTTCTTTATAATTTGCGGGAACAACTATATACTTTGCATCCTTGTGGTTAAATTCTGCGGCGTATTGCTGAAGTTTTAAGGTTCTGGCTAATGCTTCCTGGTAATTCATCTTATCTAAATCTAAAATCTTTTTTTGAGTATTTACGCTCAAGAGTTTGTGTTATTATTTTGCGATTTTGGATTTGGTAGAATGAATAATTCAACAACTCATAATCAAACTTCATTAATACTAAAGAATTACACGATAGTAATCTAATACTTTTATAAAGCTTTTAGTTGAAATCCTATTAGTTTGAAAATGAGATGCTTTATCTGCAAACTTAATACATTTTAACATATAATTTATATTAAATTTAAGTATTATTATATGAATTAAAATATTCTTTTAATTGATATTATTCATTAATTTCATACATAAAACAACGGATTATTATAAAATATTTCCTAATTCGCTTGTTTGTAAGTTACTTTTTTCATCAGTAATAAAGACCCTCATTTATCATTTATTCTCAAATCTACTTTATAATTATCCCTAACAAATAATTTTTACCAAAATAATACACCTATTGTTAGCTAATTTATTTTGGTGGTAAAGCTGTCTTTATGATCATAGTCATAGTATTAATATAAATTATTGAATGCTAAATTTTTTATTGAATGATGGTATAAAATTGGTGCTTTTCATATTGTCATTTTAAATGAACAGGGGTAGCGACAAATCAATTTTGGGGCAAACAGTATGAATGGTATTGTGGAGATGTTATTCTTAATTTTTAGTTGATTTACTTTGTAGTTTTCATCCCATTCACAATAATATAAGAACAGATATGGAAGATTATAATAAACAGGAAGTGAAAGGCGGTCAAGGGCAAGTCGTCGAGCCAGAAACTTACAGAGATTCTATCGGCACGATGGAACAATCCGGTAAAAGAAAATGGGTATTTCCCAAAAAACCTAAAGGCAGATATACCAATTACAGGAATATTGTTGCTTACGCTTTGCTAACTTTTTATTTTACGCTTCCATTTATTACCATAAACGGTAATCCTGCATTACAGCTTAATATTATCAGTCGTCAGGTTTTTATCGCAGGTCAGCCTTTTTATCCGCAGGATTTTTTCATCCTGACAATCGGAGCAATTGTTTCTTTGATCTGTATCATCATTTTTACAATCGCTTTCGGAAGAATATTCTGCGGATGGATCTGTCCTCAGACAATTTTTTTGGAAAATGTCTTCCGTAAAATTGAATATGCCATCGAAGGCGACCGAAATAAGCAGATGAAACTTGACCGCCAGGAATGGAACTCAGAAAAAATATGGAAAAGAGGTCTTAAGTGGTCGATCTACATTATACTTTCTCTGATTTTTACCCATTTTATGTTTATGTATGTTGTAGGATATAAAGAAGTCTTCAGGATTTTGCTGGAAGGGCCTTTTGAACATCCCACCAATTTTATTGTGATGATTCTTCTAACCGCGGCGTTCTATTTTGTTTTCGCCTGGTTCAGAGAACAGGTTTGTACTTTGGTTTGCCCGTATGGGAGACTTCAGGGGGTGCTTATCGATAAAGAAACAATCAATGTATTTTACGATTTTAATCGTGGAGAAAACAGAGCGAAATGGAGAAAAGGTGAAGATCGAAGCGCAGCAGGAAAAGGTGACTGCATTGACTGCTATCAATGTGTGGTAGTCTGCCCTACCGGTATAGACATCAGAGACGGCCAGCAACTTGAATGCGTCAACTGTACTGCCTGTATCGATGCCTGTGATGAAGTAATGGATAAGGTAGGATTGCCAAAAGGTTTGATACGTTATGCATCAGAAAAGGAAATTGAAACGGGTATACCATCGAAATTTAACTCTAGGATGAAAGGCTTTACCATTCTGTTGGTCGGGTTACAGTTATTACTTGGCTACCTGGTTTACAGTCGCGCAGATATGGAAGCAAAATTTATAAAGCCTGCGGGAAGTACTTTTTTCTTAAGAGAGGGAAAAATCATTAATACGTATAATTATACTTTCTTAAACAAAACAAATGATAAAAAAATTGTAAACATCAGAATATTAGAACCTCAAAATGGTGAAATTACATATAGTACCTCCAGCAAAATTACGGTTGCAAGGGATAAAATTGTGAAAGGAACCATTAATATAAGTTTTCCTGAAAAACAAATCAAATTATCTAAACAAAATATAAAAATCGGGGTTTATGATCACGAAGGAAATCTTCTCGATACCTATGACACGTACTTTGAAGGTCCTTTTAAAATTCAGTTTTAAGAATTTTTAAATCGTTTACGGATTGCTATAATCAATAGTGTTCAGATAATATGTTTAGGGCATTCAACTTCTCATGCGTTGATTACCGAAACATTTACCGGAGCCCTCTTCATCTGCTTTACCATTTTGAAAATTCTTCTTTTTTCTCTTTTAAAGTGCCGCTTTCATGTTACTTCTGATGCGCAGAATCTGTCGTATTATCGTCTTCCAATGGTGCGCGCACTTCGTCTCTGGTATACTTTCTGGTGAAAATATAGATGACTACAGCTAATAATATCAGCATGATAGAAATCAAAGACAGCACCTCGTACAGCCCGGTGGTCTCTTTTTCTACAAACATTGGGGTCAGAACATTTATTTTCATAGCATTGTATTTAATTATTTGAAGCCGTTTTTATTTCATTCGTTCTGATATCCGTTCCCAATCTTTGTAAGTAGGAAATAAGTGCAATAATTTCTTTTCCCTCAAGTTCTCCCGGTGGTCGGGAGGTGTAAGCTGCTTTCAGATCCGGAGCTTCAATAAAAATATCGCGCACAATTGCCGTCGCCTGATTATCTGCCCACTGATCTGCTGAGTCTATCTGAGCTTTTGTGTAAGGAACATTATATACTTTTTTTAGCAGCCTGATTTTATCTACCATAGCAGAACGGTTTAAATTATTTGAAATCAACCACGGATATCTAGGCATGATAGAGCCTGCAGAAGTAGACCTCGGGTTATACATGTGTTTGTAGTGCCATGAATTGGGGTTTCTCCCGCCTTCCCGATGTAGATCTGGCCCAGTTCTTTTTGAACCCCATAAGAAAGGACGATCATAGATATACTCACCTGCTTTCGAATACTGTCCGTTTTTACCGTTGAATCTGATGACCTCATCTCTGAAAGGTCTTACCATTTGTGTATGACATGCATTGCACCCTTCTCTGATGTAGAGATCTCTTCCTTCAAGTTCTAGCGGCGAGTAAGGTTTTACTGCAGAAATGGTAGGTACCGATCTGTCCATCGACAATGTTGGAATGATCTCGATCAAACTTCCTACTGAAAGAGCAAAAAATGACAGAATCCCCAATAAAACAGGCATACGCTCAAGCCAAAGATGAGCTCCCTCTCCTTCCTTGCGTTTATTGCTGATGTCTGCCAAAGCAAAAGCTTCTGCAGGTACGTTTTTCTGAAAAGACCCTTTTCTTACCGTTGCTATTAAATTGATCGCCATTAAAACACCACCTGAAAAATAAAACAGGCCACCAACAAACCTCAGCTGAAAATAGGGAATAATTGCCGTTACCGTATCGAGCCAATTTTTCCAAAGCAAGGTTCCATCCGGATTAAATTGTTTCCACATAAGCCCTTGGGTAAATCCTGAAATATACATCGGAACGACGTAGAAAATAATCCCTAGTGTACCCAGCCAAAAGTGCCAATTTGCAAGCTTCACAGACCAAATCTGCGTACGCCATAAAATGGGAATCAGATAATAAATGACCCCAAATGCCATAAAACCGTTCCAGCCCAAAGCACCAACATGCACATGGCCGATCACCCAGTCTGTAAAATGCCCTATTTTATTGATGTTTTTAGTTGCAAGCAATGGTCCTTCAAAAGTTGCCATACCATAACAAGTTACAGCGACAACAAAGAATTTTAGAATAGGATTTACTCGTACTTTATCCCAAGCTCCTCTTAACGTCAAAAGCCCGTTCAGCATCCCGCCCCAAGAAGGTGCGATTAGCATAATGGAGAAACCTGTCCCTACTGCCTGCGCCCAAGCCGGAATTGATGTGTACTGCAAATGATGTGGCCCCGCCCAGATATATACAAATATTAATGACCAAAAATGAATGATAGAGAGTTTATATGAAAACACAGGACGATCTGCAGCCTTTGGTAAAAAATAATACATCAATCCCAAAACAGGTGTTGTGAGAATAAAGGCAACAGCATTATGCCCATACCACCATTGTACGACAGCATCTTTTACTCCTGCATAGGCAGAGTATGACTTCCATGTTGTGAAACTGAGCGGTACTTCAAGATTATTAAAGATATGCAGCATTACAACCGCAATCCATGTTCCTATATAAAACCAGATCGCCACATATAAATGTCTGACTCTTCTTTTCGCAATGGTTAAAAACATGTTCAGACCAAAAACTATCCATGAGAATGCGATCAATATATCAATGGGCCATTCATGCTCTGCATACTCTTTTGAAGTATTGATCCCCATAAAAAAAGTAATGTATGTTGTCACAATCATGATCTGCCACGTCCAGAAATGGATCCATGAAAGGGTATCGCTGTACATTCGGGTTTTTAGTAGCCTTTGAAGCGAGTAATAAACACCTACATATACAA includes the following:
- the glf gene encoding UDP-galactopyranose mutase is translated as MYDFLIVGCGFAGAVLAERLASEGKKILIVDKRDHIAGNAYDYYNDEGILIHKYGPHIFHTNSEDVFKYLGKFTEWRPYEHRVLGSVDGLLVPIPINLTTINELYGKNLTSDEVTDFLASKAEKRSPIRTSEDVVLNVVGKELYEKFFKGYTKKQWDLDPSELDASVTARVPTRTNKDDRYFTDTYQAMPKHGYTEMFKKMLSHKNISIMLQTDYKDIIDVIPFRRLIYTGPIDSYFDYCYGKLPYRSINFKFETLNQEVYQNTGTVNYPTSNLYTRITEFKYLTGQKNPKSTIVYEYPTAEGDPYYPIPRKQNQEIYNQYKKLAEEHPDVFFTGRLATYKYYNMDQVVAQSLALYRKIKNQEVHVQ
- the ccoN gene encoding cytochrome-c oxidase, cbb3-type subunit I; its protein translation is MEPQKFSYDNAIVRAFLYSTVVFSLVGFIFGLTAALLLFYPELPEFLFGTDDATIKSISSNNIQGLMDTQGAFGFGRIRMLHTTSVIFAFVCNVVYVGVYYSLQRLLKTRMYSDTLSWIHFWTWQIMIVTTYITFFMGINTSKEYAEHEWPIDILIAFSWIVFGLNMFLTIAKRRVRHLYVAIWFYIGTWIAVVMLHIFNNLEVPLSFTTWKSYSAYAGVKDAVVQWWYGHNAVAFILTTPVLGLMYYFLPKAADRPVFSYKLSIIHFWSLIFVYIWAGPHHLQYTSIPAWAQAVGTGFSIMLIAPSWGGMLNGLLTLRGAWDKVRVNPILKFFVVAVTCYGMATFEGPLLATKNINKIGHFTDWVIGHVHVGALGWNGFMAFGVIYYLIPILWRTQIWSVKLANWHFWLGTLGIIFYVVPMYISGFTQGLMWKQFNPDGTLLWKNWLDTVTAIIPYFQLRFVGGLFYFSGGVLMAINLIATVRKGSFQKNVPAEAFALADISNKRKEGEGAHLWLERMPVLLGILSFFALSVGSLIEIIPTLSMDRSVPTISAVKPYSPLELEGRDLYIREGCNACHTQMVRPFRDEVIRFNGKNGQYSKAGEYIYDRPFLWGSKRTGPDLHREGGRNPNSWHYKHMYNPRSTSAGSIMPRYPWLISNNLNRSAMVDKIRLLKKVYNVPYTKAQIDSADQWADNQATAIVRDIFIEAPDLKAAYTSRPPGELEGKEIIALISYLQRLGTDIRTNEIKTASNN
- a CDS encoding sensor histidine kinase; the encoded protein is MKLSDTPLLKNIIESAPIGSCILDVNDFAVELCNDRFSEFSGMSKETLAGKSIFDIFADQYTFDRKIISNVIKNKETIYADEVSMIFTDYSKDKDINVTFIYAPVLDDNGQISKIAIWAMENAAESKEQKIAEEKTASECERERTNAILNQIPAGIAVLSGKKLIFELVNPVYQSLVPERALLGRPFVEALPELQDSEINRALNKVYQEGVSLNFSDQLVPLSVLEHGALEERYFTFTFVPRFNSEGVVDGVFIITFEVTHIVDNQINLDQANNNLNQIINMLPASVVVIRHDELIVEMINDANLAYWKKTRDEVIGRPFLEILPDLADQPFASQLRSVMHTGEIIDIKESPVLFVEPDGMIRETFVDYTYQPLTGLDGKRDGVLVMSFEITDRIRAKKQLEKYADQLSMANHQLSELNNKLSKSESRFKYVFHEAPVAIGLLQGRDLVIESANNKILELWGKTDSIIGITLEEALPEIKDQPFLGLLDNVFSTGKPFYANEIKAMLMHEQELKEIFFNVVYQPIANTNGNIADILVVAVDVTEQVNARKLVEKSEAYFKMLADLIPAKISNALPNGEVTFFNKRWLEYSGMSFENLRDFGYQQMIHPDELEHFQSGLAEAAATGVAHVSEMRFKNKEGKFIWHLNIASPILDDNGAITMWIGSTTDIQWLKEEEQRKNDFIGMVSHELKTPLTSVNTYLQLLLKKAENTEDRFQKQAYVQSLKQIRHMTEMINGFLDVSRLESAKLHIEKADFEISALFTEVSIDYQLQYSTHEIIVDPAPTTTVNADRAKIAQVLNNMVSNAVKYSEVGSRIDISFERAGKNIRFIVKDRGMGIQPENLKKLFERYYRVKQDNKIAGFGIGLYLSAEIIKAHGGEIWAESSLGKGSTFYFELPAHQDNRKIK
- the ccoG gene encoding cytochrome c oxidase accessory protein CcoG produces the protein MEDYNKQEVKGGQGQVVEPETYRDSIGTMEQSGKRKWVFPKKPKGRYTNYRNIVAYALLTFYFTLPFITINGNPALQLNIISRQVFIAGQPFYPQDFFILTIGAIVSLICIIIFTIAFGRIFCGWICPQTIFLENVFRKIEYAIEGDRNKQMKLDRQEWNSEKIWKRGLKWSIYIILSLIFTHFMFMYVVGYKEVFRILLEGPFEHPTNFIVMILLTAAFYFVFAWFREQVCTLVCPYGRLQGVLIDKETINVFYDFNRGENRAKWRKGEDRSAAGKGDCIDCYQCVVVCPTGIDIRDGQQLECVNCTACIDACDEVMDKVGLPKGLIRYASEKEIETGIPSKFNSRMKGFTILLVGLQLLLGYLVYSRADMEAKFIKPAGSTFFLREGKIINTYNYTFLNKTNDKKIVNIRILEPQNGEITYSTSSKITVARDKIVKGTINISFPEKQIKLSKQNIKIGVYDHEGNLLDTYDTYFEGPFKIQF
- a CDS encoding glycosyltransferase; amino-acid sequence: MYQVFYFEEPKIGDSDMYIVNIQDGVYIIELLVTNHDDTTNERIRNLIRQLMVEYDIEDYISWYYTPMALQFTDHLNPEILIYDSMDELSAFKFAPPQILQLEQELFRKADVVFTGGNSLYQAKKSRHHNIHAMPSSIDKLHFGKARSVHSDPFDQSSIGFPRLGFFGVVDERFDIELLRTVSARQPDWQFIIIGPVVKISHEELPKAPNIHYLGPKSYSELPNYIAHWDIALILFALNESTEFISPTKTPEYLAAGKPVISTAIKDVVHPYGNAGLVQIIDDAESFISAAEKIFADTEKDHWLRTVDHFLADDSWDNTFNKMNALINNVKINNKKKQINHV
- a CDS encoding CcoQ/FixQ family Cbb3-type cytochrome c oxidase assembly chaperone, coding for MKINVLTPMFVEKETTGLYEVLSLISIMLILLAVVIYIFTRKYTRDEVRAPLEDDNTTDSAHQK
- a CDS encoding YciE/YciF ferroxidase family protein — protein: MAKSTSTKTTVTDKTENNTSTKSKPSASTGKIKAKSDAAENLRDFLIDGLKDLYWAETHLSKALVKMEKNATSPKLKEAINNHKTETDEQVSRLEQVFEALGEKAKAVKCDAMDGLIKEGEGIMEETEAGAVRDAGIIAAAQKVEHYEIASYGTLVSYCKLLQEEEAMNILQSTLDEEKNCDTLLTELAISEINLEAAK